The Lutra lutra chromosome 1, mLutLut1.2, whole genome shotgun sequence genomic sequence AGGTGGACCCTCCCCAGGGGACCCGCAGGGACCGGGCATGGGGTGGTGGCTTGGCCCGGCCTGAGCTGCTCTGTCCCGCATTCCTCCCACAGCTGGACTCCTACCTGCTCTGCATGTCCTACCAGGAGCCCCAGCTCTGGGCTGGTGACAACCAGGGCCTGCTGCACGTCTTCGCCAACCACAACGGCCGCTTCCAGCTCGTCCGGGTCTGCCAGGGAGCTGGCCCCTGCCCAACAGTCCCTGGGCCTCCTCCCTACCTCCTGACCCCCTGGGCAGCTGGCGGGCTGACCCTGGGCAAGGCCTTCCCTGAGTGttccctgtccctccttcctgCAGTCTTTTGACGTGGGCCACAGGTCTCAGATCACAGGGATCAAACACTCACTGGGGGCCTTGTACACCACATCCACCGACAAGACCATCCGGGTGAGCCCCCGAGACAGGCCTCCCCTCCCTtaccctgcccccaccagccagCAGCCCATGGCCAGACCTTTGCccgctgcccctcctccccaggtgCATGTGCCTACGGACCCGCCGAGGACCATCTGCACCCGAAGCCACAACAACGTGCTGAATGGGGTAAGGCCCTGCCCCCTGTGCCTTGCCCAGGTGCCCAGAGCGCCCCTGACTCCCTCTGCCCTGCATCCCCAGATCTGCGCAGAGGGCAACCTGGTGGTCGCTGCCTCTGGGGGCCTGTCACTGGAGGTCTGGAGGCTGCAGGCCTGAGCAGGAGGATGCGGACATGGATCTGCCGGCCCACAGGCTGGGCCGTGGCCTCTGTTCTCGGGGGACCGTCCCCCCTGTGCTGGTGCTGCCCCTGCCCTGTCCCGAAGCCCTGAGGCACAAGGAGTCTGGGCCGTGGTGAGCTGTGCCCCACTGGCCGTGGCCCACACCAGGGGAGGTGAGCTGGTGTTCAGGCCCACCCAGGGGACTGCTctcctccctggggccctgtTTTTGTTAGGATTTGGATACCTGCTTTCCTTCCAGAGCGAAGGAGAAATAAACCTGATGTACTGGTGTCCCTCGAGggccctgcctgtgcttgcttggGACTGGGAGGTGCCGCTGGGTGTGTGACCGTCTGGGAGACAGTCTGTGTCGCGGGGGAGGCAGGTCTGACTGTGAGTGTCGTAACAATAACCTTGTCTATGCTTGTCTGTGGGCCAGtggatgtgggtgtgtgtgaggaGGGGGAGGCTCTCAAGGGTGTGCACGTTTGTGTAatggcacgtgtgtgtgtgtgtgtgtgtgtgtgatgcatgTTGGCACTCAGACTGGGACTCTTACCCTGGGCGCGTTTGTGCGGTGGGCAAGGGGATCTGCTGAGGCCACCCAACGGGTGCgggggggcagagaggggcaggggaggtgtGTGCTGTCCTTTTGGGGGTGCAGGACGTGTGTGCTGCTGGGGCCAGGACCCTAGAGCCAGCGGGGGATGGGGGTTGCGCTAGATGCACGGGCAGCTCCCAGCACGGCACCCCTCCGCCCCCACCGAAGCCTGGCCAAGCCACATCCTGGGGAATCCCTCACTTCATGTTTATTGCGGCCTCCCGGGTGGTCGGGGCCGTGGAGGTCACAGGATGGTGCAGGGCTTCTTCTCCTTGAAGGGGTTGGTGGCAGCGGGGATGCCCACGAGGAAGGGGTCGCTCTTGGCCTGCTCCATGCAGAACTGCAGCAGGTCGGAAGCCGCCTTGGACACCTGCAGGCCAGCCTGGTCAGCCAGGCCCCGGCTGCCCGCCTGCCCCCTCGCCCAGACACGCCCGTGCCACCACCCTGGCCCTCACCTTCACACGCTCGATGCCTGCCTCCATCCGCAGCTGCTCCACGGCCCGGCGGGCCTGCCCGATGTCACTGCCAATGGCCACCTTGCCGGACATCTGCAGGAAAGTGAGCGGGGTCACGGGCAGTGGGCTCGATTCCAGACTCAGCCGTACGGCTACCTGAGAGTCCCCTAGCCGCCTCCTGTGTCCCCCTGGGGGCTGTGGGAAGGGGGTGGCGGGTCCCTGACCCGTCAGGACCACGTACTTCAGCTTGAGGACTGCAGCTGATTCCTGACTGCTCAGTTCTCCAGCAGCCTGGCTCTGGCTCCCTCCCTGGCCAGCCTGGCCTCTCCAGCCCCCTCcgatccctcccccacccctgcagagaCTTTGAAGCCAGGACACTCATGGAGTGAAATGTCACCAGTGGCAGCAGCTGGCTCAGCTGAGGGGGTCCCTGCCCCAGGGGGCCCAGTGGCTGCCCTGGTGTCACGTGTCACCTTCGCTGGGGGAGCATGGGGCCCTGGCTTCTCACTGACCTGCTTGATCCTCTGCCAATGGGCCCCAACGCTCCTCCTTTGCcggcctctgccccccaccctccaccacaTACAGAGTGTACCTTGGCTCAGGTGAAGCCCTGTCTCTCCCCTGTCTACACTCACCAGCCGGGATCTTATCCACAGAGAACTCTGTCTACTTGCTTATGCTGATGGCTCCTTCTGTCCCCATCCCAGAGCTTTCCCTGATCTTACATCCACCCGAAGAGCCTACTGCCTCCTCAGTCTGTTACACTGGGGTCTCAGGGGTCTCTTGCCTAGCTCAGCCAAAGCTGGACTCAGGATTGTCTTCCCCCAAGACCTTCTGCCCCCAGTTCACCACCATCCGCTCAAATGCCCTGGCCCACATCTTCAACTCCTTTGACCCTCTCTTTCTGGTGTCTCCACGTCTGAGCCTTTCTTAGGAGCCATCAGATCAACTT encodes the following:
- the GNG14 gene encoding putative guanine nucleotide-binding protein G(I)/G(S)/G(O) subunit gamma-14, with protein sequence MSGKVAIGSDIGQARRAVEQLRMEAGIERVKVSKAASDLLQFCMEQAKSDPFLVGIPAATNPFKEKKPCTIL